A genomic window from Nosocomiicoccus massiliensis includes:
- the yqeK gene encoding bis(5'-nucleosyl)-tetraphosphatase (symmetrical) YqeK, which produces MNELEAKQLVQEKLPEKRFAHSLRVAETAVLMARLFKADEKKCHLAGLLHDYCKYDDLNDMHEIVKENSLDDELQLYTSAILHGPIAAFLIEKEFNIHDEEILLAIKNHTSGRADMNLVEKIIFVADYIEPARTTPGVEDIRDIVYNDHDLERAVFEITRRNICYLAEQGVKIYSETFKCYNYYN; this is translated from the coding sequence ATGAATGAGCTTGAAGCAAAACAACTCGTACAAGAAAAGTTGCCTGAAAAGCGATTCGCACATTCCTTGCGTGTTGCTGAAACGGCCGTTTTAATGGCACGATTGTTTAAAGCAGATGAAAAGAAATGTCATCTTGCTGGTCTTTTACATGATTACTGTAAGTATGACGACTTAAATGATATGCATGAAATCGTTAAAGAGAATAGTTTAGATGACGAACTACAACTATACACGAGTGCGATTTTACATGGACCTATCGCAGCATTTTTAATAGAAAAAGAGTTTAATATTCACGATGAAGAAATTCTTCTCGCTATTAAAAATCATACGTCTGGTCGTGCAGACATGAATTTAGTTGAAAAAATTATTTTTGTCGCAGATTATATTGAACCCGCTCGAACAACACCTGGTGTTGAAGACATTAGAGATATCGTATATAACGATCACGATTTAGAACGTGCGGTATTTGAAATTACGAGAAGAAATATCTGTTATTTAGCAGAACAAGGTGTAAAAATATATAGTGAAACGTTTAAGTGTTATAACTATTATAATTAA
- a CDS encoding ComE operon protein 2: protein MERINWHEYFMAQAMLLALRSTCERLSVGATIVKDNRIIAGGYNGSVSGEDHCIDVGCYLEDGHCIRTIHAEVNALLQCSKNGVSTENASIYVTHFPCIHCTKALIQAGIKNIYYRESYKNHPYAIELLDKTSVKYTQIDLDVDKIYEYLKVKL from the coding sequence GTGGAGCGTATCAATTGGCACGAATATTTTATGGCTCAGGCGATGTTACTCGCACTACGTTCAACGTGTGAACGCTTAAGCGTAGGGGCTACAATTGTTAAAGATAACCGTATTATTGCTGGTGGGTATAACGGTTCAGTAAGTGGAGAAGATCACTGTATAGACGTCGGTTGTTATTTAGAAGATGGTCACTGCATTCGTACGATTCACGCAGAAGTTAACGCGTTACTTCAATGTTCTAAAAACGGAGTATCGACAGAGAATGCGTCGATATACGTAACACACTTCCCATGTATACATTGTACAAAAGCATTAATTCAAGCAGGTATTAAAAACATTTATTATAGAGAGTCGTATAAAAACCACCCGTATGCAATTGAATTACTCGATAAGACAAGTGTTAAATATACACAGATTGATTTAGATGTCGATAAAATATATGAATACTTAAAAGTGAAATTATGA
- the nadD gene encoding nicotinate (nicotinamide) nucleotide adenylyltransferase produces MRKIGVFGGTLDPIHIGHTHLIVEAKRHFDLDEVIIVPAFQSPHKADRPIHESDRLKMIERATKDLDFISIDMFELEHKGKSYTYDTMCYLKEKFPNDTLYFIMGEDQFHAFDRWYKHEELLEIAQFIVLKRTMEETNITAPFLTATVPIIEVSSSEIRKRIGNDDYYSHLVHKNVFDYIKEHELYE; encoded by the coding sequence ATGAGAAAAATCGGAGTGTTTGGTGGGACACTAGACCCGATTCATATCGGGCATACTCATTTAATCGTTGAAGCAAAACGTCATTTTGATTTAGATGAAGTAATTATCGTCCCAGCATTTCAATCACCACATAAAGCGGACCGTCCGATTCATGAATCGGACCGCTTAAAAATGATTGAACGTGCGACTAAAGATTTAGACTTTATTTCTATTGACATGTTCGAACTTGAACATAAAGGTAAAAGCTATACGTATGATACGATGTGTTATTTAAAAGAAAAGTTCCCGAATGATACACTCTATTTTATTATGGGAGAAGATCAGTTTCACGCATTTGATAGATGGTATAAGCACGAAGAACTACTTGAAATTGCGCAGTTTATTGTATTAAAACGTACGATGGAAGAGACAAATATTACTGCACCATTTCTAACAGCAACAGTACCTATAATTGAAGTGAGTTCTAGCGAAATACGTAAACGTATCGGAAATGACGATTATTATAGTCATCTCGTTCATAAGAACGTATTTGATTATATTAAGGAGCACGAGCTATATGAATGA
- the rsfS gene encoding ribosome silencing factor, translating to MESKTLLDLAIDAVDGKRAEDIRVFDVRESSTIADYVFICHGSSDRQVKAIAGALEALAEDNDLQVSVEGSREGKWILVDLGDVIAHIFTKVEREYYNLERLYYDGEAVEL from the coding sequence TTGGAAAGTAAAACATTATTAGATTTAGCAATTGATGCAGTCGATGGTAAACGTGCGGAAGATATTCGAGTATTTGATGTTAGAGAATCGAGTACAATTGCGGATTACGTATTCATTTGTCACGGATCATCAGACCGTCAAGTAAAAGCAATTGCAGGTGCTTTAGAAGCACTTGCAGAAGATAACGACCTCCAAGTTTCAGTTGAAGGATCGCGAGAAGGTAAATGGATTCTAGTCGATTTAGGAGATGTTATCGCACATATCTTTACAAAAGTAGAGCGTGAGTACTATAATTTAGAGCGTCTATATTATGATGGTGAAGCGGTTGAGCTCTAA
- the yqeH gene encoding ribosome biogenesis GTPase YqeH, which yields MTEYKCIGCGAVLQSEDENESGFVPKSRIHEEDVICRRCFRLKNYNETPDVNIESGEFMTMLNSIYEKDGVIVKVIDVFDFEGSIIPSFNRIVGNKKIIVAVNKIDLLPKSTNVSRLLNRLKKMLADEGIIANETVVVSGAKGFGLDDLIEQINQYSVGKDVYVVGTTNVGKSTLINKLIEATTGEKEVITTSNIPGTTLGMIDIPLGNNQFMYDTPGVIAKSAMSTVLSLDDVKHIMPKKEIKPLTYQLDEGQTLFVSNLAQIDFVTGNRSSFTIYRSDKLVVHRTKLDNAKEFYRKHYNGLLAPPELESPILLDNSETYTFKTDVRSDILISGLCFITVDKDITVNVTVPKGVKVIARHTVFKDK from the coding sequence ATGACTGAATATAAATGTATCGGCTGCGGCGCAGTACTACAGTCTGAAGATGAAAATGAAAGCGGGTTTGTACCAAAAAGTCGTATTCACGAAGAAGACGTCATTTGTAGACGTTGCTTTCGTTTAAAAAATTATAATGAGACACCTGACGTTAATATTGAATCTGGTGAATTTATGACGATGTTAAACTCGATTTATGAAAAAGACGGAGTTATCGTTAAAGTGATCGACGTGTTTGACTTTGAAGGTAGTATTATTCCATCGTTTAACCGTATCGTTGGAAATAAGAAAATTATCGTTGCGGTAAATAAAATTGATCTTCTTCCTAAATCTACTAATGTGAGTCGTTTATTGAATCGCCTTAAAAAGATGCTTGCAGATGAAGGAATTATTGCCAATGAAACAGTCGTTGTTTCAGGTGCAAAAGGTTTTGGATTAGATGATTTGATCGAACAAATCAATCAATATAGCGTAGGTAAAGATGTATATGTAGTTGGTACGACAAACGTTGGTAAATCTACGTTAATTAATAAATTAATAGAAGCAACAACAGGTGAAAAAGAAGTGATTACGACGTCTAATATCCCTGGAACGACACTTGGTATGATCGATATACCTCTTGGAAATAATCAGTTTATGTATGATACTCCTGGAGTTATTGCAAAAAGTGCGATGAGTACGGTGTTATCTCTAGACGACGTAAAACATATTATGCCTAAAAAAGAAATTAAGCCACTCACATATCAATTAGACGAAGGACAAACTTTATTTGTTTCAAACTTGGCACAAATTGATTTTGTAACAGGTAATCGCTCTAGTTTTACAATATATCGTAGTGATAAGCTTGTCGTTCATCGTACGAAACTAGATAATGCGAAAGAATTTTATCGTAAGCATTACAATGGATTACTTGCACCACCAGAATTAGAGTCTCCTATTTTACTTGATAATAGTGAGACATATACATTTAAAACAGACGTTCGTAGTGATATTTTAATTAGTGGATTATGTTTTATAACAGTGGATAAAGATATCACAGTAAACGTTACAGTACCTAAAGGTGTAAAAGTGATTGCACGCCATACGGTATTTAAGGATAAGTAA
- a CDS encoding IreB family regulatory phosphoprotein, with protein sequence MDNLNKTMKFNIEEAQNENIKNVLSNVYKTLEERGYNPVNQIVGYLQSGDPAFIPRHNEARNQIRHIERDEIMEVLVKSYITRELNE encoded by the coding sequence ATGGATAATTTAAATAAGACAATGAAGTTTAACATTGAAGAAGCACAAAATGAGAATATCAAGAACGTCCTTTCGAATGTATATAAAACACTTGAAGAACGCGGCTACAATCCTGTAAACCAAATTGTAGGATATCTACAAAGTGGTGACCCGGCATTTATTCCGCGCCATAACGAAGCGAGAAACCAAATTCGTCATATTGAACGTGACGAGATTATGGAAGTGCTCGTGAAAAGTTACATTACACGTGAACTCAATGAGTAA
- a CDS encoding YqeG family HAD IIIA-type phosphatase gives MKTVLKDYFLPSDYVNRFTDITSDYLKSHDKTAVMIDLDNTLVAFDDPDINDEVIEWIETLQEDGIQVLILSNGRKNRVERFCKDSDLKYIHTARKPAMRGFHKGITELGVKKKAVVMIGDQVMTDVLGANRTGIDSILVLPVKEKDAFVTKFNRRMERRIMKWIADEDLLNWRNY, from the coding sequence ATGAAAACTGTGTTAAAAGATTATTTTTTGCCAAGTGATTACGTCAATCGTTTTACTGACATTACATCTGATTATTTAAAATCACATGACAAAACTGCAGTGATGATTGACTTAGACAATACACTCGTCGCTTTTGATGATCCAGATATTAACGATGAAGTCATCGAATGGATAGAAACGTTACAAGAAGACGGTATTCAAGTTCTTATTCTATCTAACGGAAGAAAAAATAGGGTCGAACGCTTTTGTAAAGACTCAGATTTGAAGTACATTCATACAGCGAGAAAACCAGCAATGCGAGGCTTCCATAAAGGAATTACAGAGCTCGGTGTGAAGAAGAAAGCAGTTGTAATGATTGGAGACCAAGTGATGACAGACGTACTCGGTGCCAATAGAACTGGAATCGATAGTATTTTAGTGTTACCTGTAAAAGAGAAAGACGCTTTTGTTACGAAGTTTAACCGCCGTATGGAACGACGTATTATGAAATGGATAGCTGATGAGGACTTACTAAATTGGAGGAACTATTAA
- the ruvX gene encoding Holliday junction resolvase RuvX: MSKTLGLDVGTKTIGVAVSDSLGWTAQGLTTLKVDTAQNDFGLNDLAKIIKDENITTIVVGLPKHMNNSVGESGERSIHFSELLKEKFPTIQVELWDERLSTMAAERTLLEADLSRRKRSKVIDKMAAVFILQGYLDRFN; encoded by the coding sequence ATGAGTAAAACACTTGGGTTAGATGTAGGTACTAAAACGATTGGTGTTGCAGTGAGTGATAGTTTAGGCTGGACAGCACAAGGGTTAACAACTTTAAAGGTCGATACGGCACAAAATGATTTTGGTCTAAATGATCTAGCAAAAATTATTAAAGATGAAAATATTACGACGATTGTCGTCGGTTTACCGAAGCACATGAATAACTCAGTCGGTGAAAGTGGCGAACGTTCGATTCATTTTTCTGAACTTTTAAAAGAAAAGTTTCCGACAATTCAAGTTGAATTGTGGGATGAACGACTCAGTACGATGGCCGCAGAACGCACGCTTCTTGAAGCGGATTTATCGAGGAGAAAACGTAGTAAAGTGATCGATAAAATGGCTGCAGTATTTATATTACAAGGGTACTTAGACCGATTTAATTAA
- a CDS encoding DUF1292 domain-containing protein: protein MSNEFELNTDDELMTLVDEEGNETLYRKLMEFHHPGFDKTYVIVAEESNYNSEDDDEQIELIPMIAEPLDDGENYRFAPVESDEEWDMIEEIVNTNFDDIEE from the coding sequence ATGTCAAATGAATTTGAATTAAACACAGATGATGAGTTAATGACGCTTGTCGATGAAGAAGGTAATGAAACACTTTACAGAAAATTAATGGAGTTTCATCATCCAGGATTTGACAAAACATACGTAATTGTTGCAGAAGAAAGCAACTATAACTCTGAAGATGATGATGAGCAAATCGAATTAATTCCTATGATTGCTGAACCTTTAGACGATGGTGAAAATTACCGTTTTGCACCAGTTGAATCTGATGAAGAGTGGGACATGATTGAAGAAATCGTAAACACAAACTTTGACGATATTGAAGAATAA
- a CDS encoding O-methyltransferase, producing the protein MTIEEYLKQLNTKTESFQDVYEYAVNNRVPIIDSDALTVLKQLIQLTRRKKILEIGTAIGYSGLHMLSVNKDITLTTIEKDEASYDISKENFLKHGVSERVNGILGDAKEVELEDTFDLLFIDASKGNNKLFFEKYSPLLTDDGIIVVDNILLRGQIVEENLHSKNKIKLRDKVRQFNEYIYENYPSASFLNVGDGLLIISK; encoded by the coding sequence ATGACTATAGAAGAATATTTAAAACAATTGAACACAAAAACTGAGTCGTTTCAAGACGTTTATGAGTACGCTGTAAATAATCGTGTACCAATTATCGATAGCGATGCACTGACTGTATTAAAACAACTCATTCAATTAACACGTCGTAAAAAAATATTAGAGATCGGAACAGCAATCGGATATAGTGGACTCCATATGCTCAGTGTCAACAAAGATATTACATTAACGACGATTGAGAAAGATGAAGCTTCATATGACATTTCAAAAGAAAACTTTTTAAAACACGGTGTAAGTGAAAGAGTGAATGGTATACTCGGTGATGCAAAAGAAGTCGAATTAGAAGATACATTTGATTTGCTTTTTATCGATGCATCGAAAGGTAACAATAAGCTCTTCTTTGAAAAGTACAGTCCACTACTTACGGATGATGGTATTATCGTTGTCGATAATATATTATTACGTGGTCAAATTGTAGAAGAGAATCTACATAGTAAAAACAAAATTAAACTACGTGATAAAGTACGTCAATTTAACGAATACATTTATGAAAACTATCCGTCAGCGTCATTTTTAAATGTCGGCGATGGACTATTAATTATAAGTAAATAA
- the yhbY gene encoding ribosome assembly RNA-binding protein YhbY: MTLTGKQKRYLRKLAHDLKPVFQVGKLGVTDEFNDQISDYFNSHELLKISILQNCPYDKKEIAEKLASGTDSHLVQIIGSIIVLYKENKEEKTIQLP; the protein is encoded by the coding sequence ATGACATTAACTGGTAAACAAAAAAGATATTTAAGAAAACTTGCACATGATTTAAAACCGGTCTTTCAAGTCGGTAAATTAGGTGTAACTGATGAATTCAATGATCAAATTTCCGATTACTTTAATAGTCATGAACTATTAAAAATTTCTATACTTCAAAACTGTCCGTACGACAAAAAAGAGATTGCTGAGAAATTAGCGTCTGGTACAGACAGTCATTTAGTTCAAATTATCGGAAGTATTATCGTTTTGTATAAAGAAAACAAAGAAGAGAAGACGATTCAATTACCATGA
- a CDS encoding 5'-methylthioadenosine/adenosylhomocysteine nucleosidase: MTNTIGIIGAMQPEVEILKNDMDITRTVNIAHVEFYEGTLQDKNIVLVESGIGKVNASIITALLIQTFNVDVIINTGVAGSLAEELDILDMVISSHTAHHDVEATTFGYEIGQVPSMPLNFEADTRFIEATKLALNEYNEINYTVGEVVSGDQFIDTDDKKQTILNAFSNAKAVDMESAAIAQTCYQFKTPYLILRSMSDKADGSADMNYDEFLRKACIHSSNTVKLVLEKL, translated from the coding sequence TTGACTAATACAATTGGTATTATTGGAGCAATGCAACCGGAAGTAGAGATATTAAAAAATGACATGGACATTACACGTACTGTTAATATTGCTCACGTTGAGTTTTATGAAGGTACGTTACAAGATAAAAATATCGTTCTCGTTGAAAGTGGGATCGGTAAAGTAAATGCATCGATTATTACAGCGTTATTAATACAAACTTTTAACGTAGATGTGATCATTAATACTGGTGTTGCTGGTAGTTTAGCTGAAGAACTCGATATTTTAGATATGGTCATAAGCAGTCATACTGCGCACCACGATGTTGAAGCGACAACATTTGGTTATGAAATAGGGCAAGTACCATCAATGCCACTCAACTTTGAAGCAGATACGCGCTTTATAGAAGCTACGAAACTTGCACTTAATGAATACAATGAAATTAACTATACAGTCGGTGAAGTCGTTAGTGGCGATCAATTTATCGACACAGATGATAAAAAACAAACGATTTTAAATGCGTTCAGTAATGCAAAAGCAGTCGATATGGAATCTGCTGCGATTGCACAAACGTGTTATCAATTTAAAACACCGTATTTAATATTACGTTCGATGAGTGACAAAGCAGATGGTTCAGCGGATATGAACTATGATGAGTTTCTTAGAAAAGCTTGTATTCACTCATCTAACACGGTAAAATTAGTATTAGAGAAACTGTGA
- the greA gene encoding transcription elongation factor GreA: MDLNNKEYPMTQEGFDKLQEELDHLKTVKRPEVVEKIKVARSFGDLSENSEYDAAKDEQGFVEQEISKIEEMIRYAKIIEENVDNTEVQIGKTVTFKELPNGPEESYKIVGSAEADPFEGKISNESPIAGALIGSKLNDEVNVPLPNGNEMKVKIVKID; this comes from the coding sequence ATGGATTTAAATAATAAAGAATACCCAATGACACAAGAAGGATTTGACAAACTTCAAGAAGAACTCGATCATTTAAAAACAGTAAAACGACCTGAAGTCGTTGAAAAGATTAAAGTTGCACGTAGTTTTGGAGACCTTTCTGAGAACTCTGAGTACGATGCAGCAAAAGATGAACAAGGTTTCGTAGAGCAAGAAATCTCTAAAATTGAAGAGATGATTCGTTACGCTAAAATTATCGAAGAAAACGTCGATAATACAGAAGTTCAAATTGGTAAAACAGTAACATTTAAAGAGTTACCAAATGGACCTGAAGAATCTTATAAAATCGTCGGTTCTGCAGAGGCAGATCCATTTGAAGGTAAAATTTCAAATGAGTCTCCGATTGCGGGCGCATTAATCGGCTCAAAATTAAACGATGAAGTAAACGTACCACTTCCAAACGGTAACGAAATGAAAGTGAAAATCGTTAAAATTGACTAA
- the aroE gene encoding shikimate dehydrogenase, whose translation MSYAVIGYPIHHTYSPLIHNTNFKKNDDPLNYGKLEITPEQLKNIDAIMKKENLLGINVTVPHKEEIIQYLDEIDGHAKEIYAVNTVKRIDHKLYGYNTDVSGYKQTIIDNDIKHDNVLILGAGGASKAVCLAHLELGSKVTIVTRRKESFQSFRTHDFTALTIDEFEGGAFDIVINATPLGLKSEDAFQTFKLNQLTNIESTVGYDLIYNPAVTPFMSYFKTSFNGLDMLVNQAMMSYEIWTGKVGDREEVKSVLRTYLKENNG comes from the coding sequence ATGAGCTATGCAGTCATTGGTTATCCAATACATCATACGTATTCACCACTGATTCATAATACTAATTTTAAAAAGAACGATGATCCATTAAACTACGGTAAATTAGAAATTACACCTGAGCAACTAAAAAATATTGATGCAATTATGAAAAAAGAAAATCTTTTAGGCATAAACGTGACGGTACCTCATAAAGAAGAAATTATCCAATATCTAGATGAGATAGATGGTCATGCGAAGGAAATTTACGCAGTAAATACAGTTAAACGAATAGATCATAAATTATACGGGTATAATACAGATGTATCTGGATATAAACAAACGATTATTGACAACGATATTAAACACGATAACGTTTTAATACTAGGTGCGGGTGGTGCGTCAAAAGCAGTGTGTCTTGCACACCTTGAGCTCGGTTCTAAAGTGACAATTGTTACGCGCCGTAAAGAAAGTTTTCAAAGTTTTAGAACTCATGATTTTACAGCGTTAACAATTGATGAGTTTGAAGGTGGGGCGTTTGATATTGTTATAAATGCAACACCACTCGGTTTAAAGAGTGAAGATGCTTTTCAAACGTTTAAACTAAATCAACTGACCAATATAGAAAGTACAGTAGGTTATGATTTAATCTATAATCCTGCAGTCACTCCTTTTATGTCATATTTTAAAACGTCATTTAATGGGCTTGATATGCTCGTAAATCAAGCGATGATGTCATATGAAATATGGACAGGAAAAGTAGGAGATAGAGAAGAAGTAAAGTCAGTATTGCGAACGTATTTAAAGGAGAATAATGGATGA
- the mltG gene encoding endolytic transglycosylase MltG, with product MTNNDDLRFSKNVSSYVSVIIVLAIIAMLVLGALFGVFYIKQGMKPLDKDSTEVVRVEVPAGSSSTDISNMLEEKGIIKNSKFFKLYLRLNSISNYQAGEFELSPSMDYETIAKTLETGVLYEEVHYKLTVPEGYTVDEIGDLVQEVLPVEKDEFINLVQDKEYLKELQKDYKDMLTDEIFDEDIKYPLEGYLYPATYDITEEQPDLDKLVRQMLNATRSNTFNLYKSVTYTVNYEGENEELSFHEFLTFSSLVEKEATSLADRAKITSVFLNRMAENPSMPLQTDPTVLYAKGIHKEVVLYEDLEVDDPFNTYIHKGLTPGPIGAPGTESVQSVLNPANTNYYYFLADKDGVNHFAETYEEHQENREKYIEGD from the coding sequence ATGACAAACAATGATGATTTAAGATTTTCAAAAAACGTATCATCTTATGTTTCGGTAATCATCGTCCTTGCGATTATTGCAATGCTCGTTTTAGGAGCATTGTTTGGCGTGTTTTACATTAAGCAAGGTATGAAGCCGTTAGACAAAGATTCAACCGAGGTCGTACGAGTTGAAGTTCCAGCAGGTTCTTCATCGACTGATATTAGTAATATGTTAGAAGAGAAAGGGATTATTAAAAACAGTAAGTTTTTTAAACTTTACTTAAGACTTAATAGCATTTCAAACTATCAAGCGGGAGAATTTGAACTTTCGCCTTCTATGGATTATGAAACAATTGCAAAAACATTAGAAACTGGTGTGTTGTACGAAGAGGTGCATTATAAATTAACAGTGCCTGAAGGGTATACTGTCGATGAAATTGGAGATCTCGTACAAGAAGTACTTCCAGTTGAAAAAGATGAGTTTATAAACTTAGTTCAAGACAAAGAATATTTAAAAGAGTTGCAAAAAGATTATAAAGACATGTTAACGGATGAAATATTTGATGAAGATATTAAATATCCGCTCGAAGGGTACTTATATCCAGCGACTTACGATATCACTGAAGAGCAGCCGGATTTAGATAAGTTAGTGCGTCAAATGTTAAACGCCACGCGAAGTAATACGTTTAACTTATATAAATCTGTCACATACACTGTGAACTATGAAGGAGAAAATGAAGAGTTATCATTCCATGAATTCTTAACATTCTCTTCACTTGTAGAAAAAGAAGCGACGAGTTTAGCTGATCGCGCTAAAATTACGAGTGTGTTTTTAAACAGAATGGCTGAAAATCCATCGATGCCTCTTCAAACGGACCCGACTGTTTTATACGCAAAAGGCATTCATAAAGAAGTCGTCTTATACGAAGACTTAGAAGTCGATGACCCGTTTAACACATATATTCATAAAGGATTAACACCAGGGCCAATCGGTGCACCTGGAACTGAGTCCGTTCAAAGTGTATTAAATCCAGCGAATACGAATTACTACTACTTCTTAGCTGATAAGGATGGAGTTAACCATTTCGCTGAAACATATGAAGAACACCAAGAGAATCGTGAAAAGTATATAGAAGGTGACTGA
- a CDS encoding helix-hairpin-helix domain-containing protein produces MTELFFKYKTIISTAALGIIAVVMFILFFKTTDDFEYTTPVEVDNSVHAQVEEEVDTMSLNSIFVEIKGAVKHPNVYEMPKDARVKDIILLGEPLDSADLNQINQSEKLRDEMSIYVPAKGEIIETERETSSSHIVNINKASKDELMTLNGIGAKKAETIINYREENGLFEKKEDLMNIPGIGQKTFENLENDIEI; encoded by the coding sequence ATGACTGAATTATTTTTTAAATATAAAACGATTATTTCTACTGCTGCACTAGGTATTATAGCAGTCGTCATGTTTATTTTATTTTTTAAAACGACAGATGATTTTGAATATACAACACCTGTAGAAGTAGATAATAGTGTACATGCACAAGTCGAAGAAGAAGTAGATACTATGAGTCTAAACTCAATATTTGTTGAAATAAAAGGTGCTGTTAAGCATCCAAATGTATATGAAATGCCAAAGGACGCGAGAGTTAAAGACATTATATTACTCGGTGAACCACTTGACTCTGCAGACTTAAACCAAATTAATCAATCAGAAAAGTTAAGAGATGAAATGAGCATTTATGTACCAGCAAAAGGTGAAATAATCGAAACAGAGCGTGAAACTTCAAGTAGCCATATCGTCAACATAAATAAAGCGAGTAAAGACGAACTGATGACGTTAAATGGAATCGGTGCAAAGAAAGCTGAAACGATTATTAATTATCGTGAAGAGAATGGTTTGTTTGAAAAGAAAGAAGATTTAATGAACATACCTGGTATTGGTCAAAAAACGTTTGAAAACTTAGAAAATGATATAGAAATTTAG
- a CDS encoding class I SAM-dependent DNA methyltransferase — protein MSSKYEAFSYLYEAMNYDIPYSLWIDIIEPFNKNTSILDVGCGTGEILKQLTASKKIGIDNSETMIEIATRNDDSSQYFVNDMKNFKLNESFDLVIATVDVLNYVEDLDSFKRVLLNVYEHLNDDGVFIFDIHSESKVNAMIEGEMFTDESDDFVYIWNTVKDDDLSLHHELTFFIKNEDDLYERYFESHYQRTFTHDTVLNVLQALNFKLVKAFSDFDSDGTIRDYSERTFYIVKK, from the coding sequence TTGAGCTCTAAGTATGAGGCGTTTAGCTATTTATACGAAGCTATGAATTATGACATCCCATACAGTTTATGGATTGATATTATAGAACCATTTAACAAAAACACGTCAATTCTAGATGTTGGATGTGGTACAGGTGAAATTTTAAAACAGTTAACTGCATCTAAAAAGATAGGGATTGATAATTCTGAAACGATGATTGAAATCGCCACGAGAAATGATGACTCTAGTCAATATTTTGTTAATGATATGAAAAATTTTAAGCTAAATGAATCATTTGATTTGGTAATCGCGACAGTCGACGTCTTAAATTATGTCGAAGACTTAGATTCATTTAAACGCGTTCTTCTAAATGTATACGAACATTTAAATGACGACGGAGTCTTTATTTTTGATATTCATAGTGAGAGTAAAGTAAATGCGATGATTGAAGGCGAAATGTTTACGGATGAAAGTGATGATTTCGTCTATATTTGGAATACAGTAAAAGATGATGATTTGTCTCTTCATCATGAGCTAACGTTTTTTATTAAAAATGAAGATGATTTATATGAAAGATATTTTGAATCTCATTATCAACGAACATTTACTCATGATACTGTGTTAAATGTATTACAGGCACTGAATTTTAAATTAGTAAAAGCGTTTAGTGATTTCGATTCTGATGGAACTATTCGAGACTATTCAGAACGCACTTTTTACATCGTAAAAAAATAA